From the Mangifera indica cultivar Alphonso chromosome 10, CATAS_Mindica_2.1, whole genome shotgun sequence genome, one window contains:
- the LOC123226809 gene encoding probable leucine-rich repeat receptor-like protein kinase At1g35710 — protein sequence MYSHMSTSPHSTNLSCAFMEKNLFLSILLAFLVHFLTLPFVRGQVTDIFTDKQALLALKARISHDPSNLLASNWSASSSVCHWKGITCGARHLRVIALNISHLGLTATLPPQLGNLCFLARLDITNNNFYGSLPEEYAQLRRLKYLFLNNNSLSGELPASIFDNLPNLQLLYLHLNMFEGKIPSTLSKCRSLQNLSLSVNNFTGAIPKEIGNLTHLRAIYLGGNKLQGEIPKELGNLAKLVVLLVPNSYLTGTIPREIENLTLIKYLILYSNKLIGAIPKEIGNLTQLRVIYLEVNRLQGEIPPEIGNLHNIELLDLGYNHLVGPVPATIFNISTMHTLSLYENQLSGILPSIAELPNLEGLYLWGNNFSGPFPDFITNASKLFIIDIANNSFSGFIPSTIEFKSSNVKRKSTE from the exons ATGTACTCACACATGTCAACAAGCCCACACTCGACAAATCTAAGTTGTGCTTTCATGGAGAAAAATCTATTTCTCAGCATTTTGTTAGCTTTCTTAGTTCATTTTTTGACACTTCCCTTCGTTCGTGGACAAGTAACCGACATTTTCACAGACAAACAAGCTCTTCTTGCCCTGAAAGCTCGTATAAGCCATGATCCAAGCAATTTATTGGCCAGTAATTGGTCCGCAAGTTCTTCTGTTTGTCATTGGAAAGGCATAACTTGTGGTGCTCGTCACCTTCGAGTAATAGCTTTGAATATTTCTCACTTGGGTCTCACAGCCACCCTTCCTCCTCAACTGGGAAATTTATGTTTCCTTGCAAGGCTAGACATCACAAACAACAACTTTTATGGCTCTCTCCCTGAGGAATACGCTCAGTTACGTCGACTGAAAtacctttttttaaataataatagcCTGTCCGGTGAACTCCCTGCAAGCATTTTTGATAATCTTCCCAATTTGCAACTGCTTTATTTGCATTTGAACATGTTCGAAGGAAAAATACCATCGACCTTATCAAAATGCAGAAGCTTGCAAAACTTATCCTTGTCAGTAAATAATTTCACAGGAGCCATTCcgaaagaaattggaaacttgactCACCTTAGAGCGATCTATCTTGGAGGCAATAAACTACAAG gagaaattccAAAAGAGCTTGGTAATCTTGCAAAACTGGTGGTATTATTAGTGCCAAATAGTTACTTAACAGGAACTATTCCAAGAGAAATTGAGAACTTGACATTAATCAAGTATCTAATTCTATACTCGAACAAATTAATAG GAGCCATTCcgaaagaaattggaaacttgactCAACTTAGAGTTATCTATCTTGAAGTCAACAGACTccaag GTGAGATACCACCTGAAATTGGCAATCTTCATAATATTGAGCTGTTGGATCTTGGATATAACCACCTAGTTGGCCCTGTCCCTGCCACTATATTCAACATTTCAACAATGCACACACTTTCATTGTATGAGAATCAACTCTCCGGAATTCTTCCATCAATTGCAGAGCTTCCAAACCTTGAGGGTCTTTACTTGTGGGGAAATAATTTCAGTGGGCCATTTCCCGATTTCATCACCAATGCTTCAAAGCTCTTCATTATAGATATCGCAAATAACTCATTCTCAGGCTTCATTCCTAGCACAattg AGTTTAAGAGTTCTAATGTTAAGCGGAAATCCACTGAATAG
- the LOC123228166 gene encoding probable LRR receptor-like serine/threonine-protein kinase At3g47570, with protein MGNLALCGPSQLQVPPCKKSTHRKSRAKKVFLSILLPTCIAISLVVLVPMSLFIWKRRTRPTTNVDFCPGGTWRKISYQELVRATNGFNENNLLGKGSYSSVYKGRLDDGMEVVAKVFLLDFEGALTSFETECEVIRGVRHRNLVKIISSCSNDDFKSLILEYMPNGSLEKLMFYEKNVLDISHRLNIMIDVASALEYLHFGYSIPIIHCDVKPNNVLLDEHMVAHLSDFGNAKLLGEENSMTQTKTLATIGYMAPEYGREGKISRQGDVYSYGVMLMETFTKKKPTNEMFIEEMSSRRWVSESLCSTVMQVVDTDLLRRDDEHFLSKEECVSSILSLAMECTRESPLNRITMKEVVTRLIKIKAQLAEIETRKDRNGRTG; from the exons ATGGGGAATCTTGCATTGTGTGGACCTTCTCAATTGCAAGTTCCACCATGCAAAAAAAGCACTCATCGAAAATCAAGGGCTAAAAAGGTTTTCCTGTCGATTCTTTTGCCAACATGCATTGCAATCTCATTAGTTGTCCTAGTTCCTATGTCTTTGTTTATCTGGAAAAGGAGAACAAGGCCAACTACCAATGTCGATTTTTGTCCTGGAGGAACATGGAGAAAAATTTCTTACCAGGAACTTGTGAGAGCAACAAATGGATTCAATGAGAACAACTTGCTTGGGAAAGGAAGTTACAGTTCAGTTTACAAAGGAAGATTAGATGACGGAATGGAGGTTGTAGCAAAAGTATTTCTTTTGGATTTTGAAGGAGCTCTTACAAGTTTTGAAACTGAATGTGAAGTGATAAGAGGTGTTCGTCATCGAAATCTTGTCAAAATCATCAGTAGTTGTTCAAATGATGACTTTAAATCTTTGATACTTGAATACATGCCTAATGGGAGCTTGGAGAAATTGATGTTCTATGAGAAGAATGTTTTGGACATTTCTCATAGATTGAATATAATGATCGATGTTGCTTCAGCTTTGGAATATCTCCACTTTGGCTATTCAATCCCAATCATTCATTGTGACGTAAAGCCAAACAATGTCCTACTAGACGAACATATGGTTGCACATTTGAGTGATTTTGGCAATGCAAAGCTCTTAGGTGAAGAAAACTCCATGACACAAACAAAGACCCTTGCCACCATTGGTTATATGGCACCAg AATATGGGAGAGAAGGAAAGATATCTAGACAAGGAGATGTGTACAGCTATGGTGTCATGCTAATGGAAACATTTACCAAGAAGAAGCCAACAAATGAAATGTTTATAGAAGAAATGAGCTCAAGGAGGTGGGTTAGTGAATCATTATGCAGCACAGTGATGCAAGTCGTGGACACAGACTTGCTTAGAAGGGATGATGAACATTTCTTAAGCAAGGAAGAATGTGTGTCATCTATCTTAAGCTTGGCTATGGAGTGTACAAGAGAATCACCTCTGAACAGGATCACCATGAAAGAAGTAGTGACAAGACTCATCAAAATCAAAGCCCAACTTGCAGAAATCGAAACAAGAAAAG ATAGAAATGGAAGAACTGGCTAG